atgaattagagtttacagaaattaaaaagaataataaaaaaaagtgaaaaaatagtaatacaaTGGTAATACAAGGAAGTGggattatttatgtatatatatatatattttttgaatttttttccctaatttttttaaaattaaaattctaacactcaaaagtcaaaacgATGCCTATTCACGAGGGAGTGGGCGTCACCGCACACTCCATATCGTGCTACGTGTGTCGGGTGTGTCGTGTCCTCAGACGAAGACATGGTCTCCACAGTGAGCGGCTCTTAGCGGAGAGATATATGCATGCAACAGGGTGCCTTATATTACTAGttatttaagttgctaactatGTCAActcatcaatacagtgtattaaaaatgtcaacacgataacatcaaaatgtcaacacataatatcaacatattatattgaaattcaacaaaattatgtgttgacatttttaatacactgcattaataagttagcaagttagcaattgattacactcctccaactatatatatttctttggCGTCTAGTTGCACTTAACTCCAAAATTGTACTCCGTATTGCAAATTCAAAGGTCCAACTTATTGCCATGTCTGCTTGTATATATGCAATAATGAATAATTCAACGAAAATTATAGCTAGACCCAATACAGcttcaaataaaaagtttcaattttgtttttgaaaagTTATCTATagccaaatatcaataattgtACCTTGGTCAGatcaataaatataactaattataataAGCGATCTAAATAGAATTCGGTAGTTTCTTTTAGATATGTTTCTAAAACATTAACCTAAGTTTCCATAAAATAGTTTTTCGTCCTTCGCAAACAATTTAACTATGCTCTACGCATCATATTTATTGAGGATAATTCGAAATTCAAAGCAAATGGAAGTCATAATTAAgaatttgttttgaatttgttttcctCATTCGAAGAAATCGACGCTGACAAGTGACAAGCATAGCTAATTAGAGGTCCCCCctcatttattaattgacCAGGAAAACACATTTATCTTCGATTCTATGTGATCTACTGTGGTTAGTCAGTCAAATAAAacgtgttttgttttttgtcctttatttcttttacttagaaataaaatttccaaACTTTTGAATAATTGGTCCATCAGTTCGTAGTTTTCAAGTATATTGGCAACGGGAGAGAGGGTGGAGCCAGGATTTATTGTAGTAGGGgcataattataatatgtaGAAAACTTTTATAtacagtactccctccgtcccattgaagatgatctctttcctttttagtttgtcccaattaagatgatccattaatactaaaaatgaaaacatttttatctctactttattctctctcttactttactctttccacttaacacacaaaataaagctatataaaatctcgtaccgCCCAAGGAAGGAGTACTTGAGAAAGGGTATTTtggagtataataatttaaacatttGTAATAAATGTATAAAGGTGAATAAATAATGGTGAGGAAGGGCATTTGCCCCATGCGCTACCAGGCTAGATCCACCCATGGGTCATTTATAACtctaaataaaatgcaaacctCATTTTGTTTGATAGAATTTGGGACttattagtagtacttaaattacttaattttcttttagtttctttcttgtttcattaattgtatattaaaattcgtgtcaagTTTGAGGTGTAACATTTGTTTATGAAGTTGATTTTTGCCCACATAAAATTCgagaaaacaagaaagaacGTCTATTTGGACTAGATCGAATGTTTAAATAAACACCGTTGTTTAATGGCCAAGCAAGACTCAACAAATATGGAATAGctggagaaagagagatggagaCGCTGACACTCCATGGTTGCAAACATCGAGTTTGCCTCGCCATGATATGTGTCAGGCCATCTCAAAGCCAATCCCAACATCCCACTCTGGGATGTTGGTGACTATTACgacttttttttactatacaataataattgattaattaattaattattattattattattattattttaactttacataatgaaaataatagtgTGAATTGTcacttttgttttcttttgggGAAGGACCGCATGCAGGAGAATAGAACCCAGGAGAAAGCTTAGACGTGATTTAGAAGTTTGTGCTATACTTGGACTAGTATTTTCTATTGTTTCAAAAATTAcgtatttgattttggtgttggaaatatctaaattataCTGCATTTCAAGCTTTTAATTAAAACGGGGACCGAATCAACGTaaatttttaggaattttaattaacgtaaattttaggaattttaattaattaattttgttatttatatcagttattttaactttataaaattgatgataattaaaaaaaatttaaattaaagtgtGGTATGAATAAAAGGCATGTGGAGATGTATCGGGTGGGTTATGAGAGTTGTGagttaagagcatctccaatgctattaggccagccactctctcttcCTGCCACATTTGAtatgtttttagcttttcACCATTGAATTTGAGTGTAAtatgtactctctccgtcttaattaaattggatCACTTCTTTTAGATATAGAgattaaaaattgttttgaaGGATTTAAAtaaggagtaataaaataaaaaagaagagagaaaaaaagtaggagagataatagaaagtaaagtaggtgATGAATGATtagatgtttattttttgtaaaaaaaaaaaataatgactcaactttgttggtaCATCCCAAGAGAGAATACGAcacaacttagttgggacggagggagtattagaacACAAATatgatactacctccgtccaccaaaatttgtctcactttaacccggcacgggttttaagaaatataatggaaagtgagttgaaaaagttaatggattgtgagtcttacttttatatattagttttatagtaataaaatgtgagtaagaattagttagtggaatatgaggtccactataaaaaaaaatgataaatatgaaatgggacaaattctGAGGGACggataaaaatagaataaatgggacaaattttagtggacggaggtagtatcaatttgaaaccaaaaaaaaaaatcatttacatAGTCTTACGATAAGATATAAATGACTAAAAGGTAAGTAGAGGCAACCTCACTCCTTTGGTTGACCCCTCTTTTCTGGTTGCTCATGTCTAGGTAGCCGGAACTTTCTCTTGGTGGCTTAATTTTTGGGCGTGTCTGTTGAGCGTTGTGCTATCTGTGCTTGTTTCTCTCCTTTTCTCTTTGGTAGCTGTTTTGGCTAGGAAGTTGGTTTGTTTCTGCTTCGGGtttattgttttgtgtttctttttgGACGTATTGGTTGTTAAACAATGGCTTGCTGCAACCGCAGGCTTGAGCATGTATctcatcaaaaataaaatagataaaatattccaaaaaggcGATCTTCTTTTGTTcgaaaaaataacataaaataaaaataaattattcactatatatgcatttgtgtgtattttatttgtatttgatagaaataccttttttttaaagaagagGTCTAACAATCCATATGGATGTTGGAAGACAatcgaaaattaaaataatttgaaattatgacgttagaaatattttattttatctttttggaGATGGGCATGACAAATATGGATGTTTAAACAGAAAGAGTTAATGATTATATGCACGTactatttattctatttaattggtCCAGGATAAACAAATTGTAAGGAAAAAAAGACATCACGATGGTGAAATAATGTAATGAAAATTACAAGGGTTTAACTAAAAGATGCACTCCAAATTTGGGCTCAATAACCAAATTTAGGAGGGGCGAATGGACGTATTTAGGCGACAAGGAAATGGAATATTTGGACAAAATGAAGGAAATCAAGATCTTAAGTTCGACCAAAGCCAGGTTTTGGCCTAAGCAGAGACGGGGTCCAACTCCAAAGGGCATGTACAAATACGGATACTTGCAGGCGCCCGTTATCCCATTAGCAAATCTTTGGGGATTGAACTCATACGAGTCCGATCCCCATATCTCTGGATCCGTATGCAAAGTCGTCACCAACGTCCACAAATTCACGCCCTTTGGCACATTAATCTTCCCGAATTTCATGTCCTTGAGGGCCTCCCTCGACACCACTGACACAGGTGGGTAGAGGCGTAGCGACTCATTGATTGCCATAGTCAGCTGCacgaataaaaaataagtcaCATTCATATAACTATTCATTTCAAATAGTAGTGTTCGATAAGAGACAGTTTGGTAGGgtagataattaatgaaagacCTGTTTCATTTTCTTGGCGGCCTCGTAATCAGGGACCTGGCCCTTGCAAACGTCGACAACTTCGCGGCGGATCCGGTCCTGCCACTCCGGGTTGGAGGCCAAGAGCATGAGGCACCATGTGGCCGAGACAGCGGTGGTCTCGTACCCGGCCAAGTATATGTTCTTGCAGTTGTCCACCACGAACCGGTCGACTGCATCCTGGCTCAGATCACTCTGCCTGGCTCCTTCAAGCACCATTTGAAGCAGATCCTTCTCGAATCCGGCCTCGTCTCTTTCCTTCACCACGTTCAAAACTAACGTCTTGATATCCTTCTCCAACGCCCATGCCTCCCGGTTGCTCTTCGTCGGAAGGTGCCTCATGCCCGTTCCAGAGACGAAGAGTTTCTTGGAGGAAACTTCTTGCAGGGCTCTGAGTTTCAGGAAAATCTCTTCTCCTTTGGAATAATTGCTTCCAAAACAAGCTCTTGATATCACATCTCCTGAGAAACTCCTCATGTATTCATCAATCTTAATCTCTGCTAATCCACCAGCTTCCTCGACTTGCCTTTTCCACGACTCACACAACCAAATAGTCGAATCTTGGATCAAGTTAATCATCCCCTAAAATAGTGTGTGTTGTTAGGAATTATGggaaacttatttttttatagggaaaagaacataaaattaaagaatgcGTCACGATGCACTTGGACCTGAAACCTTTGATTTCAGGCAGCATTACCAGTCTACCACTGGGCCAACTCATATACACAGTTATGGGACACTTTTATACCTTTACTTTGTCCATGTAGAGTTCCGGTGCAAGAATCTTCCTCTGGTGGACCCAATGGGGTCCGTTTGAGGTAAGGATTCCTTGCCCGAGCAACGCGCCTCGCTCCTTCGCCTGATACGTCGGCTTCCCTAAATCCAGCGACGTGCACGTCGTGATCTCCCTCACCATCTCCGGCTGGGTCACGTGCATGATCTGCGTGGTGCCCAGAGAGAAAACGAATACTTCTCCTGAAACCAAATAAACCACTAATTTAGTTAAATACGCGACAAGAATATGGTAAGCAggaattttattactacttaatttaaaaggaaaagtaaGTAAATGCAAATAGTATTAGTAGTAGGAGTACCATATTGCTTCCTCCACTCGTCGAAGAAGGGGAGCAGCGCGGCGCCGCAGTTGTGGGCGGGCGGGGGGCCAGAGACGGGGGCGGCTTTGGCGGCCGCGTCTCTGGCCCTCTTCATCTCTAGTATGTTTCCGAGGAGAAAAGCCGGAGGCGGACCGGACAGGCCTTGGCGGCGCAAGGCGGAACGCAGCCTCCGAGGCTGCGCCACCACGACGTTGTAGAGGAGGAAAAGTAGCCGGAGAGAGACGACCACCGCGGCCGACACTAGGAGGTTCCACAGGTATTGGGTGGCCATGGCGTGATTAAGCTAGCTCgaccttttcttttctccttggatattttttaggaagtactaataaaacatctttttatagaaagaaaaatcttgaaattttcacCATGTTACGTCATCGCAGTGGAAAATGGATTAGGCCATCTATACTAGCTAAAAAGATGACTTTTTCATCAACTAGattatatttgaaatgttAACTACGCCAATTAGTTTGTTCAATTATTTGCTATTTTTTCATATGGAAAAGCTGCAAATGTAAGTATTTCTTGAATTTAAGGTAgagttattttataatttttgagtTTTAGGTATTTAGTTGGAAAGCTCCAAggaaatatatttactttaattatattatataaaataatattaagcTAATTCTTTCTTGTCCTCCGAAATTATCTTTAGTCCTATTTCTTAGAGTATTAATgctaattatgtttttatgttCTATAATTACTAAATTATGTGGGATAGGGGGAGtagttatttaaatactttttgTTTGAAAGTGTaacaaaatactagtagtactagtataattctttcaattaatttatttttttaatagttcCGGTAGCCTAAGTACTATTACAACtataatatagaaatatttttgtgttgcGCACCTAAAACTACATGTAAAAGAGACCAGAGGGGCGACTACGCATTAATTGAACATGCCTTGGCACAacacattaaatttaattcgtCCATACTCAAATCACATACCTTCACCTCGTTCATAATGTGGAATGcatgacttttttttatttttttttcaaatatggagtaatttacATACACTGTTCTCATGTACATAAATTCTCATTTTCAACCTACCGATTGAAAATGAAGCGTTTCGcatacaatatttattaattttggagAGCGTGAAAAATTCGTAGCTACTATATCGAATTATGCATTGATGACTTTCATTTCTATGTGGCACTGGTGTTGATCATTTTAGATATTATAAAAAGTGTTGgatcatttttatgattatttttttttttgaaatattagcGTAGTGCAAGTTTTGTGCAATTCTATCTTAGTAATCATAGTCAATTGGAACGCAATTAAATATTGCAATCAACATATTCTCCACTAGATCAATTCtgctttctattttaagtaactGAAAATTCGACATCTGTTTCCAAAAAGTTGTTAAGACTTAGTGACCAGCACACAATATGTGGTGATGAAGTTATGATGATTGATGCCCACTATTTAAATCCAAGAAATAAAGATGACAATAATTACTCCTTACACACCAATATACAAGTCCAAATGTGTGCCATAGCATGATGTATGTTTAATCTAGAAAGCACCGTAAAGTCATtaagaaagtataaaaaatagttagacGCAGTTTTGGTTATCAGTATGATCagtttaatataatactactaattagttaatgttatagtactattaattagtattatagTATAGACTGTTAgcactttttttcttcatatattGTGATTAAATTCCTAACAAAGTAGaacaatgttttacatcaTGTCGTCCGGATCTTCTTATTTTCATCATGACCATTATTTAAAATCTCAAACCTCAaccatattatttaattaaaaggtAACAAGTTATCCCATCAATAAGAGTCTTAGACCGTCACGTTTTCATTACATCATaccaattttttaatcaatttatatgTCCTATCCAAATCCAACGTCCCTTgtgtattttgtaatttattgtatgtataaatgattttttttatcaaataaccGTCACGTTTAtcgaattttaataaatttatatatccTATCCAAATCCAACGCACACTGTCacgattttatgattttatgtaCTTCTGTATAAATTTTACTAACTATTTTACTAtactttataattatttcctttttgtcCATAAATGGAGAacgattttatgattttggggTGTTTGATTTGATGGGTGATGTAGTACAAGATTTTGATAAACTAAAATAGGACTGAATTatttaggctatttaattttgtatttggaTTGATTGATTTGTTGTAGGGTAAATTGAAAGATTATAATAACAGTCACGTTTCATTATTTCAtagtatcaatttttttgtgaatttaattCTCCTCTCCAAATCCAACCTACCTTGTATATCCACTAAATTTTACTACTCCTAccattttgtaaattattgtgtgaataaaatgaatttaagaTAGACGGCACTTGTGACCAGCagttatgaaaaaaattcaattattgaGTTAAGAGAGTCAAATATATGCAACAGATTAAGCCAGCAAACCACGATGGCTGTGGAAAATTGAGGAGTCAAAGAGTGAGTAGGCCCAACATTTCAATTTATGTTGGCGAACCCATACAAATTCAATCACACCCATCATATACCATTTCACACGTTCGCCAAATCATTCCAATGTAAGACATTCCTTTGTCTCACACATTATAAGAAAGttttaccaaaatatattaccaCCTAAATTACGATcaaattttgatgttatacattaaattaaaaatctctGTCACGAATATcgaacttttaattttatctgaTTTTGCTAATGGGTTGGATCCAACCCAATTTAATGTTTGACGCGAGTCAACTGATTGCATGATAATCTGATGTGGCCAAATCGTTTGAAGGTTAAAACGTCATTTTGGAATAACAACCTATAAATTAACGAACTCGGatgaaattatgattttatacaaaaaaatttgtcTGATTTTGCACACCAATTTAAATTGTTCGATTTTACTATTATGCCCTAAATTGTATACCCTCTCTCTGACACTTGTCACTGAATATGGTCGGCAATGATGTCCGACAAACCCCCAAGCAAGGTCAACAATCGTGAAGGTCCAGGGGGTATGTGATTTAAGGACATCCAAACCGATATCATGTGTGCATGCATCATATTTCTTAACATGAATATCAAGGACATGGGAGATAACATCCCTAATTAAGACTCCAAAGACACTATCGACTTCTAAAATTACGTAAGCTCATTGAAAATCGAAGCACAATAAAGACCAACACGAATGATTCCAACGTGATCTAGTTGAAGAAATCTCGGCACTCTTCATCTCCTTGATGATTCAAATTTGTTTTCAACTatgtaatttctttttcaaattatgtaaattttaatatttcatttttattaattttaattatatatttttttgttgtttttttaaaattttagtatatattttttttggtaattactAAGGGTATCCATTGGGCCCAGTGATGATTCTCTGCGTTGATTTGTAGGCACCTCGATGAGTGGGACAACTTGCCCAAGGATTTAAGGCTGCTCTATATCCAAAGACAGGGATCGATCCCCTGATTATTTGGTTAAGGATGAACGAGCCTCATACTACTCGATCACACTTGGGTTAAAAACTTTAgtgttttaattgaaaagCATAAATGAAACAGAGAAGAGAGATGAAGGCGCACGTCTGAGTGTTGAGTCCAACAAAGATAAATACTAGGGAACGGATCCTCTACTGTTCTTTAAATCACAGCACAGTCTGTTGTGCATGAAACGCAAAAGAGTAATGAACCAGACGCAGATATATAACTTCTAActtgtttcttcattttaaattctttttcctACAATTATCCCTaggccatctccaaccatttacgccaaacccaaacccatttttgagtatatgtcacaccaaaaagtagttttactccaaccatttacaccatcTTTAagtttacaccatttttgagtatttctctaacaaaattttggagtaaacaccatatttggtgttatttcattaaaaaactcaaaaatgggtttgagtttgatgtatggttggagaaattatctacaccaaaaatgagttttggcatacggttggagatggtcttaggCAATTACTAATTATGAATAActgttttcacttttttactaatctgatttgttttattttaatgtgtaaATAGTAATCTCGTATACCATgattatactattttttcataaaaatttcatcatataCACTTTAGGATAAAATATCATGacttaatttttgttaattacaCCTATTCCATGTTATAAAACTAAGAGAAATAGTATTATTCTAATAGGGAAATGCTAAAATGACAACGCTATTATGGTTGACACTGTGCCACCAATATGAAGCATTAGATTTTGGGTGAGATGCAATTTAATTATGCCACTTGTCAGTCtcaattatactaaaaaatatatataaaaaaatgcaaaaggcTATATTTGTAAATCCAATTCCATCGGTTTCTTTCCAAGCGTAAATCACGTTATTTTCCTCCTTCCCTCTTTCTTCATTCAAAATCGCCTATGCTATTTTCAATCTCTATAATTCGTTCAATCATCTGcaatattttcaatcaatttttttcaattttgggaGATATTGAATCTCTGCTATTCTTCCTGCAATCTTCAATAATCATTCAATCCATGAAGAGTAATGTTCCCGCTGACGTCCATTTCACTGATTTTGCAGACGGTAAGAATCACTTATAATCATGTAGC
The nucleotide sequence above comes from Salvia hispanica cultivar TCC Black 2014 chromosome 5, UniMelb_Shisp_WGS_1.0, whole genome shotgun sequence. Encoded proteins:
- the LOC125187514 gene encoding cytochrome P450 714C2-like yields the protein MATQYLWNLLVSAAVVVSLRLLFLLYNVVVAQPRRLRSALRRQGLSGPPPAFLLGNILEMKRARDAAAKAAPVSGPPPAHNCGAALLPFFDEWRKQYGEVFVFSLGTTQIMHVTQPEMVREITTCTSLDLGKPTYQAKERGALLGQGILTSNGPHWVHQRKILAPELYMDKVKGMINLIQDSTIWLCESWKRQVEEAGGLAEIKIDEYMRSFSGDVISRACFGSNYSKGEEIFLKLRALQEVSSKKLFVSGTGMRHLPTKSNREAWALEKDIKTLVLNVVKERDEAGFEKDLLQMVLEGARQSDLSQDAVDRFVVDNCKNIYLAGYETTAVSATWCLMLLASNPEWQDRIRREVVDVCKGQVPDYEAAKKMKQLTMAINESLRLYPPVSVVSREALKDMKFGKINVPKGVNLWTLVTTLHTDPEIWGSDSYEFNPQRFANGITGACKYPYLYMPFGVGPRLCLGQNLALVELKILISFILSKYSISLSPKYVHSPLLNLVIEPKFGVHLLVKPL